One genomic segment of Nitrospirota bacterium includes these proteins:
- a CDS encoding ABC transporter ATP-binding protein — protein MIELRDIEKVYRRGAEELHALKSIDMEIGRGEFIAIVGQSGAGKSSLLHILGCLDRPTKGRMEFDKVNVEHMSEAELDAIRRRKIGFVFQQFYLMPGLSVFENVTLPRVFSKEKIDPQKVRMLIEMVGLGNRSEHFPNQLSGGEMQRAAIARALVNDPEIVLADEPTGNLDSDNSEKIFGLLKSLHAKGYTVVMVTHNNDLAKRADRVITIKDGKIQ, from the coding sequence ATGATAGAGCTCAGAGACATAGAGAAGGTCTATCGCCGGGGGGCTGAGGAGCTTCATGCGCTCAAGAGTATCGATATGGAGATCGGAAGAGGTGAGTTCATTGCCATCGTGGGGCAGTCCGGCGCAGGCAAGTCGTCTTTGCTGCATATTCTGGGCTGCCTTGACAGGCCTACGAAAGGACGCATGGAGTTCGACAAGGTGAATGTGGAGCATATGTCTGAGGCTGAGCTCGATGCGATACGCAGGAGAAAGATAGGTTTTGTGTTCCAGCAGTTCTATCTTATGCCCGGCCTTTCTGTTTTTGAAAATGTGACGCTCCCAAGGGTCTTCAGCAAAGAGAAGATAGACCCTCAGAAGGTCAGGATGCTGATAGAAATGGTCGGGCTTGGCAACCGGTCGGAGCATTTCCCGAATCAACTGAGCGGCGGAGAGATGCAGCGCGCTGCCATTGCACGTGCGCTTGTAAATGATCCTGAAATCGTTCTCGCTGACGAGCCCACCGGTAATCTGGACTCAGACAACAGCGAAAAAATTTTTGGTCTTCTGAAATCGCTCCATGCTAAGGGGTACACGGTTGTCATGGTCACCCATAATAACGATCTCGCAAAACGTGCAGACAGGGTGATCACGATCAAAGACGGGAAAATACAATGA
- a CDS encoding ABC transporter permease produces MIFLKIALKNLKRHRTRSLLALFGIATSVAVLFSILSFNRGFEQGLAKELEHTGIHFMIVPSGCPHEVASLVLHGSIIPKFLDLSVMEKITNLSAIEFASPILVAQLPNPKKGRVDLVYGIEMARVSQLKPHWQIEGTIPKDGQEIILGSEIAVHQGLKVGDSMEYPNVNATFKVSGILKKTGSQDDAFIYMPVATAQVVFKKPSGATAVGVKVKDPAPLTRITDELSEKVPGIQIVTMNQVMSSISTLAASAKVLSLSIAVIAVIVSAVGVMNAMLMAVFERTQEIGMMRAIGASRADVFRIILKEGMLLSIAGGVAGVIASVAGSDLIEAFVRRTMPYVPAGNMVGFDANIAFASLSFAMFVGVISGLYPAWKASRIHPIEAIRG; encoded by the coding sequence ATGATTTTTCTGAAGATTGCGCTTAAGAATCTTAAACGGCACAGGACGCGGAGTCTGCTTGCGCTCTTTGGCATCGCCACCTCGGTCGCCGTGCTCTTTTCGATCCTGTCGTTTAACAGGGGCTTTGAACAGGGGCTTGCAAAGGAGCTTGAGCATACGGGTATTCATTTCATGATTGTGCCGTCGGGCTGTCCGCATGAGGTGGCGTCGCTTGTGCTTCATGGATCGATCATCCCGAAGTTCCTTGATCTGTCTGTGATGGAGAAGATCACGAATCTCTCAGCAATTGAATTTGCCTCCCCGATCCTTGTTGCCCAGCTTCCGAATCCGAAGAAGGGCAGGGTGGATCTGGTCTATGGTATAGAGATGGCGAGGGTCTCCCAGCTGAAGCCCCACTGGCAGATCGAGGGCACTATCCCGAAAGACGGGCAGGAGATTATCCTCGGTTCGGAGATTGCAGTGCATCAGGGGCTGAAGGTCGGCGACAGCATGGAATATCCGAATGTCAATGCAACGTTCAAGGTGTCCGGCATACTGAAAAAGACCGGCAGTCAGGACGACGCCTTTATCTATATGCCGGTTGCAACAGCACAGGTTGTCTTTAAGAAACCTTCGGGGGCAACAGCCGTCGGCGTTAAGGTAAAGGACCCTGCACCACTCACAAGGATAACGGACGAACTTTCCGAAAAAGTCCCGGGCATACAGATTGTGACCATGAACCAGGTGATGAGCAGCATCTCTACCCTTGCAGCATCTGCAAAGGTCCTCAGTCTGTCGATTGCGGTCATTGCGGTTATCGTGTCAGCCGTGGGTGTGATGAATGCCATGCTGATGGCTGTTTTTGAGCGGACCCAGGAGATCGGCATGATGCGGGCGATAGGCGCATCGCGGGCAGATGTCTTCCGGATCATTCTCAAGGAAGGGATGCTTTTGAGTATCGCAGGCGGCGTTGCCGGGGTCATTGCATCGGTTGCGGGCAGCGACCTTATTGAGGCCTTTGTGCGCAGGACGATGCCCTATGTACCGGCCGGCAATATGGTCGGCTTCGATGCCAATATTGCGTTTGCGAGCCTTTCCTTTGCGATGTTTGTCGGAGTTATTTCCGGCCTCTATCCGGCATGGAAGGCCTCGCGAATTCATCCTATTGAGGCAATAAGGGGATGA
- a CDS encoding DNA-binding protein, producing the protein MMKRVVSMGTLIVLTMVLLGCSAEKYGAGVDGSLPVSKVKDIFLDKGIIGKKVTLSGSISSQCGSNGCWFVLQDDTGQVFINLSPNNMTIPPRMNKKATVTGIVYPVQGELQIVAEGVDVR; encoded by the coding sequence ATGATGAAAAGGGTTGTCAGTATGGGGACGCTGATAGTATTGACGATGGTGCTCCTTGGCTGTTCTGCCGAAAAGTATGGGGCAGGAGTTGACGGCAGCCTTCCGGTCTCGAAGGTGAAGGATATCTTTCTTGACAAGGGCATCATCGGAAAGAAGGTAACACTGTCCGGCAGCATTTCCTCTCAGTGCGGATCGAACGGATGCTGGTTTGTGCTTCAGGACGATACCGGGCAGGTCTTTATCAACCTTTCCCCCAATAACATGACAATTCCTCCGCGCATGAACAAAAAGGCAACTGTGACGGGAATTGTGTATCCGGTTCAGGGTGAACTTCAGATTGTGGCAGAGGGAGTTGACGTCCGGTAA
- a CDS encoding citrate synthase: MDAVLKKVQELALLHDKLDPKTIKEKSIKLGLRNEDGTGVFVGITSKGQVIGYEKVDQGDGIEKVNPVAGKLYYCGYDVADLVREKEKEGRFGFEETIYLLLTGILPDKRDMKAFSLLLDKKRSLPDEVKQMILNRPPHDDQMGSLHTIVSAMHLFDKHPNSIDMNDVTRQCIDLIAKFPTIIAYNYIAATLEKKSLSKLKDPAPNVSTAENFLYLLSGKMPDRATAELFDTMLIFHAEHGGGNNSTFSTRCVSSSGANTYMAVCAGIGSLSGHLHGGANEAVIRMMKDIKSRVKDWEDDDELASYLELILDKKTGDKSGKIYGLGHAVYTVSDPRAVFLETRAAELARAANREKEFELYKRIARLAPAIVKNKKGKVVCTNVDFYSGFVYRCMGIPKELFTPIFAMARVAGWAAHRIEEIVQGRIIRPSYVTSLKGKKNYVALAKR; this comes from the coding sequence ATGGATGCTGTACTTAAGAAGGTGCAGGAACTTGCCCTGCTTCATGACAAACTTGACCCGAAGACTATCAAGGAAAAGAGCATAAAACTGGGCCTCAGAAACGAGGATGGCACAGGCGTCTTCGTCGGCATTACCAGCAAGGGTCAGGTTATCGGTTATGAAAAAGTGGACCAGGGAGACGGCATCGAAAAGGTCAATCCCGTTGCCGGCAAGCTCTATTATTGCGGGTACGACGTCGCTGATCTGGTTCGTGAGAAAGAAAAAGAAGGCAGATTCGGCTTTGAAGAGACAATATATCTGCTCCTGACAGGAATACTCCCTGACAAGCGGGACATGAAGGCCTTCTCTCTGCTGCTTGATAAGAAGCGGTCCCTGCCCGACGAGGTGAAGCAGATGATCCTCAACAGGCCTCCCCACGATGATCAGATGGGGTCCCTGCATACCATTGTGTCTGCCATGCATCTCTTCGACAAACATCCGAATTCGATAGACATGAACGATGTCACACGGCAATGCATCGATCTCATTGCGAAATTTCCGACCATCATTGCATACAACTACATTGCGGCTACCCTGGAGAAAAAATCTCTTTCGAAGCTGAAAGACCCGGCCCCCAATGTAAGTACCGCAGAGAATTTTCTCTATCTTCTGTCGGGCAAAATGCCTGACAGGGCAACAGCGGAACTCTTTGACACCATGCTCATCTTCCATGCAGAACACGGTGGCGGCAACAATTCTACATTTTCAACGCGGTGCGTTTCATCATCAGGCGCAAATACGTACATGGCTGTCTGTGCCGGTATAGGATCTCTTTCAGGACATCTGCACGGCGGAGCCAATGAAGCGGTCATACGCATGATGAAAGACATCAAGAGCAGGGTAAAAGACTGGGAAGATGATGACGAACTGGCATCATATCTTGAACTCATTCTCGACAAAAAAACCGGGGACAAGTCGGGCAAGATATATGGTCTGGGTCATGCAGTGTACACGGTCTCAGATCCCCGCGCGGTATTCCTCGAAACAAGGGCCGCAGAACTGGCGCGTGCTGCGAACCGCGAAAAAGAGTTCGAACTCTATAAGAGGATTGCACGGCTCGCTCCCGCTATCGTAAAGAACAAGAAGGGAAAGGTCGTCTGCACCAATGTCGACTTCTATTCAGGATTCGTGTATCGGTGCATGGGCATACCCAAAGAACTTTTTACACCGATTTTTGCAATGGCCAGAGTGGCGGGCTGGGCAGCTCACCGTATCGAGGAGATCGTGCAGGGACGTATCATCAGGCCTTCGTACGTTACGTCGTTAAAAGGCAAAAAGAACTACGTAGCGCTTGCAAAGCGTTGA
- a CDS encoding efflux RND transporter periplasmic adaptor subunit, whose protein sequence is MANPEDLIRLTVDKPAAKAGRTGRSPLLPAGIVLGLIIAAIIGFRLLVAPTVRVESATVSMVYPSQSFTLLNASGYVVAQRKAAVASKVTGRLVAIYVEEGNRIKKGDIIALLENDDVLAAKERAAANLRVAAANLDQAEAELADAASNLDRSRELLRKGFISKLEYDTSEARHKKAAAAVASAEASITSQAAALREAEVSIEYTRVRAPFDGVVLTKNADIGDIVTPLGAAANAKAAVVTIADMQSLQAEVDVSESNIGQVTLKQPCEIQLDGLPESRFRGEVHMIVPTADRTKATVMVKVRFLDNDPRILPEMSAKVAFLQKTMADHERKPRTAVASESLVSGNGKTSVFLIKDNRALETPVVAGEKIGDMVEIISGVKAGERIVRKATDKIRNNIKVTVSEK, encoded by the coding sequence ATGGCAAACCCGGAAGACCTAATAAGACTTACCGTAGATAAGCCGGCAGCGAAGGCCGGCAGAACAGGGAGAAGCCCGCTTCTCCCTGCGGGAATCGTCCTGGGACTTATCATAGCGGCCATAATAGGATTCAGGCTCCTTGTGGCGCCCACGGTTCGTGTTGAATCCGCAACCGTCTCCATGGTTTATCCATCCCAGTCCTTCACCCTCCTCAATGCGAGCGGTTATGTCGTTGCCCAGCGTAAAGCGGCCGTAGCGTCCAAGGTGACCGGCAGACTTGTTGCCATCTATGTCGAGGAGGGCAACAGGATTAAAAAGGGCGATATCATCGCACTTCTCGAAAATGATGACGTTCTTGCTGCAAAAGAGCGTGCTGCCGCAAATCTCAGGGTAGCCGCGGCCAACCTCGATCAGGCTGAGGCAGAGCTTGCCGATGCTGCGTCAAACCTTGACCGGAGCAGGGAACTCCTCAGGAAGGGTTTCATATCAAAGCTCGAATATGACACGTCAGAGGCGCGCCACAAGAAGGCAGCGGCTGCGGTCGCTTCTGCGGAGGCATCCATAACGTCGCAGGCTGCAGCCCTTCGGGAGGCAGAGGTATCGATCGAATATACACGCGTCCGTGCACCCTTTGACGGAGTTGTCCTTACCAAAAACGCTGACATCGGGGATATTGTTACGCCCCTTGGTGCTGCTGCCAATGCAAAGGCGGCTGTCGTGACCATAGCGGACATGCAATCCCTTCAGGCAGAGGTTGACGTTTCGGAATCGAACATCGGGCAGGTAACACTGAAGCAGCCTTGCGAGATACAGCTCGATGGGTTGCCTGAGTCGCGCTTCCGCGGAGAGGTGCATATGATCGTACCGACTGCTGACCGTACCAAGGCAACGGTGATGGTCAAGGTAAGATTTCTTGATAACGACCCGAGAATACTTCCTGAAATGAGCGCAAAGGTGGCATTTCTCCAAAAAACAATGGCTGATCATGAACGCAAGCCGCGGACCGCTGTTGCTTCAGAATCCCTTGTTTCCGGAAACGGCAAAACATCCGTTTTTCTCATTAAGGACAACCGCGCCCTTGAAACGCCTGTTGTTGCCGGGGAAAAGATCGGCGATATGGTCGAGATCATCTCGGGCGTAAAGGCCGGGGAGCGCATCGTCCGCAAGGCCACCGACAAGATCAGAAATAACATCAAAGTTACTGTTTCAGAGAAGTAG
- a CDS encoding ABC transporter ATP-binding protein — translation MQVPAPLAHISGVSKAYQRGSQLIPVLQDITLDIAEGEFIALMGPSGSGKSTLLNLIAGIDKADTGSITIAGTDITTLSETELAAWRSSNIGFIFQFYNLIPVLSALENVELPLLLTGLSRKQRREHAELALQVVNLGDRMDHKPSQLSGGQQQRVAIARAVVTDPLMLVADEPTGDLDRVSAKEILDLICRLNSELGKTIIMVTHDPRAAERAHVIKHLDKGVLNNVSDQTPL, via the coding sequence ATGCAGGTCCCCGCACCCTTAGCGCATATCAGCGGAGTCTCCAAAGCCTATCAGCGCGGAAGCCAGCTCATTCCGGTGCTCCAGGATATCACCCTTGACATCGCTGAGGGTGAGTTCATTGCCCTCATGGGGCCGTCAGGCTCCGGCAAATCAACGCTGCTGAATCTGATCGCCGGCATTGATAAGGCGGACACAGGATCGATCACCATCGCAGGCACTGACATCACAACCCTTTCGGAGACCGAACTTGCCGCCTGGCGCAGCAGCAACATCGGATTTATTTTCCAGTTCTATAACCTAATCCCTGTGCTGAGCGCCCTGGAAAATGTGGAACTTCCGCTGCTGCTGACAGGCCTTTCCCGAAAACAGCGAAGAGAGCATGCGGAACTTGCGCTGCAGGTCGTAAACCTGGGCGACCGCATGGACCACAAGCCGTCGCAGCTCTCAGGAGGACAGCAGCAGAGGGTCGCCATAGCCAGGGCGGTCGTTACCGACCCTCTCATGCTCGTTGCCGACGAGCCTACCGGAGACCTCGATCGCGTCTCGGCAAAAGAGATCCTCGACCTTATCTGCAGACTGAATAGTGAACTGGGGAAGACGATCATCATGGTAACGCACGACCCGCGGGCGGCCGAGCGTGCACATGTGATAAAACATCTCGACAAGGGTGTCCTGAACAATGTTTCTGATCAAACTCCTCTTTAG
- a CDS encoding ABC transporter permease: protein MFLIKLLFRNAFRHKLRTVLTIAGITIAILSFGLLRTVVSAWYAGVEASSASRLVTRNAISLVFMVPASYKEKIRQIEGVKTVSWGNWFGGIYISEKNFFPNFAIDPQSYFELYPEFILSPAEQKAFLHERKACVAGRLTARKYGWKIGDTITLKGTIFPGNWDFVLRGIYRGRDKSSDESQFFFNWDYLNESMRKTNPALANQIGFFMIGIKDPDLAAETAAAIDRSFKNSMTETITETEKAFQMGFVSMSEAIVVAIQLVSFVVIAIIMAVVANTIAMSARERTGEYVVFKALGFGSWHLAGLIFGESFVITMTGCLLGIAATFPAARAFGDAMSTFLPVFNVSATTLYFDLLVSLIVSLIAAVIPTIRIARIGIAEGLRKIA, encoded by the coding sequence ATGTTTCTGATCAAACTCCTCTTTAGAAACGCCTTCCGCCATAAGCTCCGCACAGTCCTCACCATTGCCGGCATCACGATCGCCATCCTTTCCTTCGGACTGCTCCGGACAGTCGTAAGTGCCTGGTACGCCGGCGTCGAGGCCTCCTCCGCCAGTCGTTTGGTCACGAGGAATGCCATCTCACTGGTCTTTATGGTCCCTGCCTCCTATAAGGAGAAAATACGCCAGATCGAAGGGGTAAAGACCGTCTCTTGGGGCAACTGGTTTGGCGGCATCTATATCAGTGAAAAAAACTTTTTCCCCAATTTTGCGATTGATCCTCAATCCTATTTTGAACTCTATCCGGAGTTCATACTGAGCCCGGCGGAGCAGAAGGCATTTCTTCATGAACGCAAGGCCTGCGTCGCAGGAAGGCTGACCGCAAGGAAATACGGATGGAAAATCGGCGACACAATTACCCTGAAGGGTACCATCTTTCCGGGCAACTGGGACTTTGTCCTCAGAGGGATTTATCGCGGGCGGGACAAGAGCAGTGACGAGTCCCAGTTTTTCTTCAACTGGGACTATCTGAATGAATCCATGAGAAAGACAAACCCCGCTCTCGCAAACCAGATCGGTTTTTTCATGATCGGCATTAAAGATCCCGACCTGGCAGCAGAAACGGCAGCAGCCATAGACCGGTCTTTTAAGAACTCCATGACCGAGACGATAACGGAGACAGAAAAGGCCTTTCAGATGGGCTTCGTCTCGATGAGCGAAGCCATCGTAGTTGCTATTCAACTTGTCTCTTTTGTGGTTATCGCCATCATCATGGCGGTCGTTGCCAATACGATAGCAATGTCAGCACGGGAGCGCACAGGGGAATATGTCGTGTTCAAAGCCCTCGGGTTCGGTTCATGGCATCTTGCAGGCCTGATATTCGGCGAGTCTTTTGTCATAACCATGACAGGCTGCCTTCTGGGTATTGCCGCCACCTTCCCTGCAGCCAGGGCCTTTGGTGACGCCATGAGCACGTTCCTGCCGGTCTTTAATGTTTCTGCAACAACGCTCTATTTTGATCTTCTGGTATCGCTCATCGTTTCCCTTATCGCGGCGGTAATTCCGACCATTCGAATAGCACGAATCGGCATTGCTGAAGGCCTGAGAAAGATTGCCTGA